Proteins co-encoded in one Paraburkholderia edwinii genomic window:
- a CDS encoding indolepyruvate ferredoxin oxidoreductase family protein, whose protein sequence is MTARLPDEANPGANPDVTANGTSHRASDGTPALADYRLSDNLTATRGRIFLTGTQALVRLVLMQRALDQARGLNTAGFVSGYRGSPLGMVDQQLWKAGKLLAANDIRFLPAINEELGGTAVLGTQRAEADPERTVDGVFAMWYGKGPGVDRAGDALKHGNAYGSSPHGGVLVVAGDDHGCVSSSMPHQSDFAMMAWHMPVVNPSNIADMLEFGLYGWALSRFSGAWVGFKAISETVESGSTVDLDALRTDWTVSADFAMREGMPGGMPEGGLHNRWPDLPSLAIEARLAAKLDAVRHFARINSIDKWIAPSPHANVGIITCGKAHLDLMEALRRLDLTAADLDAAGVRIYKVGLSFPLEMTRIDAFVGGLTEVLVIEEKGPVVEQQIKDYLYNRHSGARPIVVGKHAEDGTPLLSALGELRPSRILPVFASWLARHKPALDRRERVVDLVAPQILSNDADAVRRVPYFCSGCPHNTSTKVPEGSIAQAGIGCHFMASWMERDTTGLIQMGGEGVDWAAHSMFTKTRHVFQNLGDGTYFHSGILAIRQAVAAKATITYKILYNDAVAMTGGQPVDGSISVPQIARQVEAEGVSHFVVVSDEPEKYDGHHGLFPKGTTFHHRSELDAVQRQLRDIDGVTVLIYDQTCAAEKRRRRKKGEFPDPDKRLFINEAVCEGCGDCGVQSNCLSVEPVETPLGRKRRIDQSSCNKDYSCVNGFCPSFVTIEGAALKKAAGVAFDVDALAARVDALPRPAAKLDAAPYDILVTGVGGTGVVTVGALISMAAHLEGKSASVLDFMGFAQKGGSVLSYVRFAARDEWLNQVRIDTQQADVLLACDMVVGASAEALQTVRHGRSRIVVNTHAIPNAAFVRNPDANLHANALLDKMRHAAGSERLASCDAQALATRFLGDTIGANILMLGFAWQLGLVPVSLEAMMRAIELNNVAVPMNQLAFSIGRMAAGDAAALEMLWQQRHAGAALQRSGAAEAQAADGLDTLDALIADREARLAAYGGRGYVTRYRALVDAVRIAEKRAFGALDAAGASGAAGASGASGASGASGDSRASSERVSRAVATTFYRLLAVKDEYEVARLYADPAFRDALEAQFEGVAGKDFRVKFNMAPPALSRAARGNGSGNGASASPPTTQPRKQTFGQWMWPVLRVLAKCRSLRGTPLDPFGRTAERRMERQLADDYQATIERAMTVLTVDNASDIAQLAELHSRVRGYGHVKLANLVAVKRGERELAARVGVEAATGAAVQHALDDAKGAGALKGIPVVVAR, encoded by the coding sequence ATGACCGCTCGTCTGCCTGATGAGGCGAATCCGGGGGCAAACCCCGACGTCACCGCGAATGGCACCTCGCACCGCGCCTCGGACGGCACGCCCGCGCTCGCCGACTACCGTCTTTCCGACAACCTGACCGCGACGCGTGGCCGCATCTTCCTGACCGGCACGCAGGCGCTGGTGCGCCTCGTGCTGATGCAGCGCGCGCTCGACCAGGCGCGTGGGCTCAACACGGCCGGCTTCGTCAGCGGCTATCGCGGCTCGCCGCTCGGCATGGTCGATCAGCAATTGTGGAAAGCCGGCAAGCTGCTCGCCGCGAACGATATCCGCTTCTTGCCCGCCATCAACGAAGAACTGGGCGGCACCGCGGTACTCGGTACGCAGCGCGCCGAGGCGGATCCTGAGCGGACCGTCGATGGCGTGTTCGCGATGTGGTACGGCAAAGGCCCCGGCGTCGACCGCGCCGGTGACGCGCTGAAGCACGGCAACGCGTATGGCTCGTCGCCGCACGGCGGCGTGCTCGTGGTTGCCGGCGACGATCACGGCTGCGTGTCGTCGTCGATGCCGCATCAGAGTGACTTCGCGATGATGGCGTGGCATATGCCGGTCGTGAATCCGTCGAATATTGCCGACATGCTCGAGTTCGGCCTTTACGGCTGGGCGCTGTCGCGCTTCTCGGGCGCCTGGGTCGGCTTCAAGGCGATCTCGGAGACCGTCGAATCGGGCTCGACCGTCGACCTCGACGCGTTGCGCACCGACTGGACCGTCAGTGCCGACTTCGCGATGCGTGAAGGAATGCCGGGGGGAATGCCCGAAGGCGGTTTGCACAACCGCTGGCCCGATCTGCCGAGCCTCGCGATCGAGGCGCGCCTCGCCGCGAAGCTCGACGCCGTGCGGCACTTCGCGCGCATCAATAGCATCGACAAATGGATTGCGCCGAGCCCGCACGCGAACGTGGGCATTATCACGTGCGGCAAGGCGCACCTCGATCTGATGGAAGCGCTGCGCCGCCTCGATCTGACCGCCGCCGATCTCGATGCGGCCGGCGTGCGGATCTACAAGGTCGGTCTGTCGTTTCCTTTAGAGATGACGCGCATCGACGCTTTCGTCGGCGGCCTGACTGAAGTGCTCGTGATCGAAGAGAAAGGCCCGGTCGTCGAACAGCAGATCAAGGACTATCTGTACAACCGGCACAGCGGCGCGCGGCCGATCGTGGTCGGCAAGCATGCGGAAGACGGCACGCCGCTGTTGTCGGCGCTCGGCGAATTGCGGCCGTCGCGCATCTTGCCGGTGTTCGCGAGCTGGCTCGCGCGCCATAAACCGGCGCTCGACAGACGCGAGCGCGTCGTCGATCTCGTCGCGCCGCAGATCCTCTCGAACGACGCCGACGCGGTGCGGCGCGTACCGTACTTCTGCTCGGGCTGCCCGCACAATACGTCGACGAAGGTTCCCGAAGGCTCGATCGCGCAGGCCGGCATCGGCTGCCACTTTATGGCGTCGTGGATGGAGCGCGATACGACGGGGCTGATCCAGATGGGCGGCGAGGGCGTCGATTGGGCCGCGCACTCGATGTTCACGAAAACACGCCATGTGTTCCAGAACCTCGGCGACGGCACCTACTTTCACTCGGGCATTCTCGCGATCCGCCAGGCGGTCGCGGCGAAAGCAACGATCACCTACAAGATTCTCTATAACGACGCGGTCGCAATGACGGGCGGGCAACCCGTCGACGGCAGCATTTCGGTGCCGCAGATCGCGCGGCAAGTCGAAGCCGAAGGCGTATCGCACTTTGTTGTCGTAAGCGACGAGCCGGAGAAATACGACGGTCATCACGGGCTTTTCCCGAAGGGCACGACGTTCCATCACCGCAGCGAACTCGATGCCGTGCAACGGCAACTGCGCGACATCGACGGCGTGACCGTGCTGATCTACGACCAGACCTGCGCCGCCGAAAAGCGCCGCCGCCGCAAGAAAGGCGAATTCCCCGATCCGGACAAGCGGCTCTTTATTAACGAAGCCGTCTGCGAGGGCTGCGGCGATTGCGGCGTGCAGTCGAACTGCCTGTCGGTCGAACCGGTCGAGACGCCGCTTGGCCGCAAGCGCCGCATCGATCAGTCGTCGTGCAACAAGGACTATTCGTGCGTGAACGGCTTTTGTCCGAGCTTCGTCACGATCGAAGGCGCCGCGTTGAAGAAGGCCGCAGGTGTCGCGTTCGACGTCGATGCGCTTGCCGCGCGCGTCGATGCGCTGCCGCGTCCGGCCGCGAAGCTCGATGCGGCGCCCTACGACATCCTCGTGACGGGCGTCGGCGGCACCGGCGTCGTGACGGTTGGCGCGCTGATCAGCATGGCCGCACATCTCGAAGGCAAGAGCGCGTCAGTGCTCGATTTCATGGGTTTTGCGCAAAAGGGCGGCTCGGTGCTGTCGTATGTGCGCTTTGCCGCGCGTGACGAATGGCTGAACCAGGTGCGCATCGATACGCAGCAGGCCGATGTGCTGCTGGCGTGCGATATGGTGGTCGGCGCAAGCGCTGAAGCGCTGCAGACGGTAAGGCATGGGCGCTCGCGCATCGTCGTCAATACCCATGCAATTCCGAATGCCGCGTTTGTGCGCAATCCCGATGCGAACCTGCATGCGAACGCGTTGCTCGACAAGATGCGCCACGCGGCGGGCAGCGAACGGCTCGCGTCGTGCGACGCGCAGGCACTTGCGACGCGTTTTCTCGGCGACACGATCGGCGCGAATATTCTGATGCTGGGCTTTGCGTGGCAGCTGGGGCTTGTGCCGGTTTCGCTAGAGGCGATGATGCGGGCGATCGAGCTCAACAACGTCGCGGTGCCGATGAACCAGCTCGCGTTTTCGATCGGGCGGATGGCAGCAGGCGACGCGGCGGCGCTTGAGATGTTGTGGCAGCAACGGCATGCGGGGGCGGCGCTGCAGCGCTCTGGCGCTGCTGAAGCGCAGGCGGCCGATGGGCTGGATACGCTGGATGCGTTGATCGCGGATCGTGAAGCGCGGCTTGCTGCGTACGGAGGGCGCGGGTATGTGACGCGTTATCGCGCGCTGGTGGATGCGGTGCGGATTGCGGAAAAGCGCGCGTTCGGGGCATTGGACGCGGCGGGTGCATCGGGTGCGGCGGGTGCATCGGGTGCGTCGGGTGCGTCGGGTGCATCGGGTGACTCACGCGCGTCGAGCGAGCGCGTGAGCCGCGCAGTCGCCACCACGTTCTATCGCCTGCTGGCGGTGAAAGACGAATATGAAGTCGCGCGTCTCTACGCCGATCCGGCGTTCCGTGACGCACTCGAAGCGCAATTCGAAGGCGTCGCAGGCAAGGATTTTCGCGTGAAGTTCAACATGGCGCCGCCGGCGTTGTCGCGCGCGGCGCGCGGCAATGGTAGTGGCAACGGCGCCAGTGCGAGCCCGCCAACCACGCAGCCGCGCAAACAGACGTTCGGGCAATGGATGTGGCCCGTGCTGCGCGTGCTTGCGAAATGCCGCAGCCTGCGCGGCACGCCGCTCGATCCGTTCGGACGCACGGCCGAGCGCCGGATGGAACGGCAACTCGCCGACGACTATCAGGCGACGATCGAACGCGCGATGACGGTTCTCACCGTCGATAACGCGAGCGACATCGCGCAGCTGGCGG
- a CDS encoding ion channel has protein sequence MNWPTFFASLAGLFLVLNTAFASLYMLGQASIANQSPPGFTGAFFFSVETLATVGYGDMHPRTVYAHLVATLEIFVGMSGVALATGLVFARFSRPRAHIMFARLAVVHPVDGRATLMVRAANARQNVIAEARARLRLMRIETTSEGYRIRRIRDLELVRDQHPLFMFGWNLMHVIDERSPLFGETAESLAKQEAQVLATIEGSDENTAQTMQARYAWPCSDICWQHRYVDVIREENGISHVDYTCFHDVQPFEPLAATEAIRSEQA, from the coding sequence ATGAACTGGCCCACGTTCTTCGCCTCGCTCGCGGGGTTGTTTCTGGTGCTCAACACCGCGTTCGCGTCGCTCTACATGCTCGGCCAGGCATCGATCGCGAATCAGTCTCCGCCGGGCTTCACGGGCGCGTTCTTCTTCAGCGTCGAAACGCTCGCCACGGTCGGCTACGGTGACATGCATCCGCGGACGGTCTACGCGCACCTCGTCGCGACGCTCGAAATTTTCGTCGGCATGTCGGGCGTTGCGCTGGCCACCGGACTCGTGTTCGCACGCTTTTCGCGGCCGCGCGCGCACATCATGTTCGCGCGCCTCGCGGTCGTGCATCCGGTCGATGGCCGCGCGACGCTGATGGTGCGCGCGGCCAACGCCCGGCAGAACGTGATTGCCGAAGCGCGCGCCCGCCTGCGGCTGATGCGCATCGAAACGACGTCCGAGGGTTATCGCATTCGGCGGATTCGCGATCTTGAACTCGTGCGCGACCAGCATCCGCTGTTCATGTTCGGCTGGAACCTCATGCACGTAATCGACGAAAGAAGTCCGCTCTTCGGTGAAACTGCCGAGTCGCTCGCGAAACAGGAGGCCCAGGTGCTGGCCACGATAGAAGGTTCCGACGAGAACACCGCGCAGACCATGCAGGCACGCTATGCGTGGCCGTGCAGCGATATCTGCTGGCAGCACCGCTATGTCGATGTGATACGCGAAGAGAACGGCATCAGTCACGTGGACTACACGTGCTTTCACGACGTGCAGCCGTTCGAGCCGCTCGCGGCTACCGAGGCGATCCGGTCGGAGCAGGCGTAA